From the genome of Herbiconiux sp. A18JL235:
CGGTCAGCTTCCCGCGAAGGTCGACGTTCTTCGACGTCTCGCCATCGAGGAGGCCGCCGTAGTCCTGGAGCAGCGTGTTGAGGGTGAACCGGACGGAGAGGCCGGCCTGGTGCAGCGCGTCAATCGCCTGAGGCGAGAGGCCGGCGTAGTCGTCCATGTCGGCCACCCGCGACAGGTTCGGCAGCACATCCGCGAGAGTTGGCGTGCGGCCGTCCTGGTGCTCGGTGACGGTGCGGCGCAGAGCCGCGCGGAGGGCTTCTTCTTCCCACTCGTTCAGGGCCTGGTCTTCGCGGGCGAGGCGGGCGACGACGTTCAGGAGCTGCATCTGCCCGACCATGCCGGTGCCGCGGCTGATCATCGGGTCCAGGAGGTTCAGGCGGGTGCCGGAGCCGTCGACGGCGAACTTGATCGGCTCGTGCCCGTAGGCGCGGGCAAGCTCCGCGTACTCGCCCTCTCCCCCGCGATCTTTCTTGTCGAACGTGCACGCGCGCCGCTTGTTCAACAGCAGCGGCCGGATCACGTAGACCGTCTTCGTCAGCGATGACTTCCCGGAGCCGACGTCGCCGATCACGACAACGTTCGGGCTCGACACCAGACGCGGGGAGGCGTTGTAGGCCGTGACGGGGTCGTGGGCGATCATCGTGCGCGAAAGCACGTCGCGGCCGATCACGACACCGTTCGTGCCGGTGGGCGCTCCGATGATGGCCGTGTTCAGGATTTCGGCTTGCCTGGTCGACGTCGGGGCCCCCGGGAGGGCGGGAGCGTAGAAGCCGCGCCGGGCGGCACCGAGCTTGGCCCGCAGCCTGGACCCGGGCATCGTCCACGGCACGATCTCGCGCGCTTCTCCCGTGGCGTCGTCGATCTGAGCGACCGTCTCCACGGGCGGAGCGAACGCCCGGAGCACGGGCATGGTGTGCCAGGCCTTCTTGCGCTCGGTCTT
Proteins encoded in this window:
- a CDS encoding ATP/GTP-binding protein, with translation MPWTMPGSRLRAKLGAARRGFYAPALPGAPTSTRQAEILNTAIIGAPTGTNGVVIGRDVLSRTMIAHDPVTAYNASPRLVSSPNVVVIGDVGSGKSSLTKTVYVIRPLLLNKRRACTFDKKDRGGEGEYAELARAYGHEPIKFAVDGSGTRLNLLDPMISRGTGMVGQMQLLNVVARLAREDQALNEWEEEALRAALRRTVTEHQDGRTPTLADVLPNLSRVADMDDYAGLSPQAIDALHQAGLSVRFTLNTLLQDYGGLLDGETSKNVDLRGKLTVFDISQLPDQGPAVPAVMAIGHMWLLGRLREDRGWATNCIYEEGWHIAAGPSAQLARANQKLSRGLGLSNVFVFHKGTDIPPGSPGMAMIQEAQTVHVHRQTLREDALWAARTFAFGPDTAQQIERLADGHHIFKYSSRPETLVQHIRSPWETQITDTDEAFKAAAGIQG